In Streptomyces thermolilacinus SPC6, a single genomic region encodes these proteins:
- the xylB gene encoding xylulokinase: MDSLVIGVDSSTQSTKAAVVDAATGRLLAVGRAPHTVTGEGGARESDPLQWWDALGAAVAAGLKEAGADPRAVTGIAVAGQQHGLVALDRAGQPLRPALLWNDTRSAPQAAALTAELGAPAWLGRTGSVPVASMTAAKWRWLRENEPRTAEAAAAVRLPHDYLTERLTGTAVTDPGDASGTCWYSTATGAYDTELLDLLALDRALLPEVAPSGGTRVGTLTAGAAGALGLPGGIAVAAGTGDNMAAAVGLGLGAAGLLDHPAVSLGTSGTVFAATRTRPATAALAGFAAADGHGTYLPLGCTLNCTLAVDRIAALLGLDREDAVPGGEAVVLPYLDGERTPDLPGASGLMTGLRHTTTPAQLLGAAYEGAVFALLRALDALPGGAGGDAPLRLVGGGARGRAWVETVRRLSGRAVVIPRTTELVAVGAAALAAGAAGGGDPVAVAAGWRTGEGETLPAVAADRETLDRIAAVLDRATALLTTQGHR; the protein is encoded by the coding sequence ATGGACTCCCTAGTCATCGGCGTGGACAGCTCGACGCAGTCCACCAAGGCGGCCGTCGTGGACGCCGCGACGGGTCGGCTCCTCGCCGTGGGCCGCGCCCCGCACACCGTGACCGGCGAGGGCGGCGCCCGGGAGAGCGATCCCCTCCAGTGGTGGGACGCGCTCGGTGCCGCCGTGGCGGCCGGGCTGAAGGAGGCCGGGGCCGACCCGCGCGCGGTGACCGGGATCGCGGTCGCCGGACAGCAGCACGGGCTTGTCGCCCTGGACCGCGCCGGGCAGCCGCTGCGCCCCGCGCTGCTGTGGAACGACACGCGTTCCGCGCCCCAGGCCGCCGCGCTCACCGCCGAGCTGGGCGCCCCGGCGTGGCTGGGGCGCACCGGCTCCGTACCGGTGGCGTCCATGACGGCCGCCAAGTGGCGCTGGCTGCGGGAGAACGAGCCGCGCACCGCCGAAGCCGCCGCCGCCGTGCGCCTCCCCCACGACTACCTCACCGAGCGGCTCACCGGGACGGCCGTCACCGACCCGGGCGACGCCTCCGGGACGTGCTGGTACTCCACGGCGACCGGGGCGTACGACACGGAACTGCTCGACCTGCTCGCACTCGACCGGGCGCTGCTGCCGGAGGTGGCCCCCTCGGGCGGTACGCGCGTCGGGACGCTCACCGCGGGGGCGGCCGGGGCGCTGGGGCTGCCCGGCGGGATCGCCGTGGCCGCCGGGACGGGCGACAACATGGCCGCCGCCGTCGGCCTGGGCCTCGGCGCGGCGGGGCTGCTCGACCACCCGGCCGTGTCCCTCGGCACGTCCGGCACCGTGTTCGCGGCGACCCGTACGCGGCCCGCGACGGCGGCCCTCGCCGGGTTCGCCGCCGCCGACGGGCACGGCACGTACCTGCCGCTGGGCTGCACCCTCAACTGCACGCTCGCCGTCGACCGGATCGCCGCGCTGCTCGGACTTGACCGGGAGGACGCGGTGCCGGGCGGGGAGGCCGTCGTCCTGCCGTACCTCGACGGTGAGCGCACTCCCGACCTGCCGGGCGCCTCCGGCCTGATGACCGGGCTGCGCCACACGACCACCCCCGCACAGCTGCTGGGCGCCGCCTACGAGGGCGCCGTGTTCGCGCTGCTGCGCGCCCTGGACGCGCTGCCCGGCGGGGCCGGGGGCGACGCGCCGCTGCGGCTCGTCGGCGGCGGGGCGCGCGGGCGCGCGTGGGTGGAGACGGTGCGGCGGCTGTCCGGGCGGGCCGTCGTCATCCCCCGTACGACCGAACTCGTCGCCGTCGGGGCCGCCGCGCTGGCGGCCGGGGCGGCGGGCGGGGGCGACCCGGTGGCCGTCGCGGCCGGGTGGCGGACCGGTGAGGGCGAGACGCTGCCGGCCGTCGCCGCCGACCGTGAAACCCTGGACCGGATCGCCGCCGTACTCGACCGGGCAACCGCTCTCCTCACCACACAGGGACACCGATGA
- a CDS encoding ROK family transcriptional regulator: protein MKNTLEPLEPKADKATVRRHNLSLVLRAVHDEGEATRAGVAARVGLTRAAVSSLVEQLLAGGFLTESGKTFSGLAGRPGTALRVARTGPAGLGVEINVDYVSVCVVDLAGTDRVRLTEHLDNRDVPPGEVLARAARIAARTLVSAAEQELRPAGVRLALPGLVSGGRVRQAPNLGWNRVAAEELFASALRAPGAPPLPVGSDNEANAAALAELWFGGPAAGRDGGEGGGGADGGGHDGTGGGGGERARSFLYVSGEIGVGGAIVVDGELLRGAHGFAGEIGHVPADAAGPECRCGSRGCLEQYAGQAALLRGAGLAQDAGGPGVAELERRAADGDVRALGALERAGRALGLVLSGAVNLLDPDAVVLGGVYRGLMPWLGPAVDAELARRGVSGLWTPGGGRLRGASSSGDAARGAAALVVRDVIADPVGYAERAGGR from the coding sequence ATGAAGAACACACTGGAACCGCTGGAGCCCAAGGCCGACAAGGCGACCGTGCGGCGGCACAACCTCAGCCTGGTCCTACGGGCCGTGCACGACGAGGGCGAGGCGACGCGGGCCGGGGTGGCGGCGCGCGTGGGACTGACCCGGGCGGCGGTCTCCTCGCTGGTCGAACAACTGCTGGCGGGCGGGTTCCTCACCGAGTCGGGCAAGACGTTCAGCGGGCTGGCGGGGCGGCCGGGGACGGCGCTGCGGGTGGCGAGGACCGGCCCCGCCGGGCTCGGCGTGGAGATCAACGTCGACTACGTGTCCGTGTGCGTGGTGGATCTGGCCGGAACCGACCGGGTACGGCTCACCGAGCACCTCGACAACCGGGACGTGCCGCCCGGTGAGGTCCTGGCGCGGGCGGCGCGGATCGCGGCGCGCACGCTGGTGTCGGCGGCCGAGCAGGAGCTGCGCCCGGCGGGCGTACGGCTCGCGCTGCCGGGCCTCGTGTCGGGCGGCCGGGTGCGGCAGGCGCCGAACCTGGGCTGGAACCGGGTGGCGGCGGAGGAGCTGTTCGCCTCCGCGCTCCGGGCGCCGGGGGCGCCACCGCTGCCGGTCGGCTCGGACAACGAGGCGAACGCGGCGGCGCTGGCCGAGCTGTGGTTCGGCGGCCCGGCGGCGGGCCGGGACGGCGGCGAAGGCGGCGGGGGTGCCGACGGCGGCGGCCACGACGGGACCGGCGGCGGTGGCGGGGAGCGGGCGCGGAGCTTCCTGTACGTGTCCGGGGAGATCGGCGTGGGCGGCGCGATCGTCGTGGACGGGGAGCTGCTGCGCGGTGCGCACGGGTTCGCCGGGGAGATCGGGCACGTACCGGCGGACGCGGCGGGCCCCGAGTGCCGGTGCGGGTCGCGGGGGTGCCTGGAGCAGTACGCCGGGCAGGCCGCGCTGCTGCGGGGCGCGGGTCTCGCGCAGGACGCGGGCGGGCCGGGGGTGGCCGAGCTGGAGCGGCGCGCCGCCGACGGGGACGTACGGGCGCTGGGGGCGCTGGAGCGGGCCGGGCGGGCACTGGGACTGGTGCTGTCGGGGGCGGTGAACCTGCTGGACCCGGACGCGGTGGTGCTGGGCGGGGTGTACCGGGGACTGATGCCGTGGCTGGGTCCGGCCGTGGACGCGGAGCTGGCGCGGCGGGGCGTGTCCGGGCTGTGGACGCCGGGCGGCGGGCGGCTGCGCGGCGCCTCGTCGTCGGGGGACGCGGCGCGGGGGGCGGCGGCGCTGGTCGTACGGGACGTGATCGCCGACCCGGTGGGGTACGCCGAGCGGGCGGGCGGACGGTAA
- a CDS encoding M20/M25/M40 family metallo-hydrolase, with protein sequence MSESNPARTGPGVTAESEVVDLCSELIRIDTSNYGDHSGPGERAAAEYIAEKLAEVGLEPRIYESHKGRASTVVRIPGEDPSRPALLIHGHTDVVPANAADWTHDPFSGEIADGCVWGRGAVDMKDMDAMTLAVVRDRMRSGRRPPRDIVLAFLADEEAGGTYGARFLVDKHPELFEGVTEAIGEVGGFSLTVNEDLRLYLVETAQKGMHWMRLTVDGTAGHGSMTNTDNAITELCEAVGRVGRHQWPVRVTKTVRSFLDELSDALGTPLDPDDMEATLQKLGGIAKMIGATLRNSAAPTMLGAGYKVNVIPGQATAHIDGRFLPGYEEEFLADLDRLLGPRVRREDVHTDKALETSFDGDLVDAMQTALRAEDPIARAVPYMLSGGTDAKSFDDLGIRCFGFAPLQLPPDLDFAGMFHGVDERVPVDGLKFGARVLDRFIDAS encoded by the coding sequence GTGAGCGAGTCGAATCCGGCCAGGACCGGCCCCGGAGTCACCGCCGAGAGCGAGGTCGTCGATCTCTGCAGCGAGCTCATCCGTATCGACACGAGCAACTACGGCGACCACTCCGGCCCCGGAGAGCGGGCCGCCGCCGAGTACATCGCCGAGAAGCTCGCCGAGGTGGGCCTCGAACCCCGGATCTACGAGTCCCACAAGGGCCGCGCGTCGACGGTCGTCCGGATTCCCGGCGAGGACCCGTCGCGCCCGGCCCTGCTCATCCACGGCCACACCGACGTCGTCCCGGCCAACGCCGCCGACTGGACGCACGACCCGTTCTCCGGGGAGATCGCCGACGGCTGCGTCTGGGGCCGGGGCGCGGTGGACATGAAGGACATGGACGCGATGACCCTCGCGGTCGTACGGGACCGGATGCGCTCGGGCCGCAGGCCGCCCCGCGACATCGTCCTGGCGTTCCTCGCCGACGAGGAGGCCGGCGGCACGTACGGCGCGCGCTTCCTGGTGGACAAGCACCCCGAGCTGTTCGAAGGGGTCACGGAGGCGATCGGCGAGGTCGGCGGCTTCTCCCTGACCGTCAACGAGGACCTGCGGCTGTACCTGGTGGAGACGGCGCAGAAGGGCATGCACTGGATGCGCCTCACCGTGGACGGCACCGCGGGGCACGGCTCGATGACCAACACGGACAACGCCATCACGGAGCTGTGCGAGGCCGTGGGCCGCGTCGGCCGCCACCAGTGGCCGGTCAGGGTCACCAAGACCGTACGGTCGTTCCTGGACGAGCTGTCCGACGCGCTCGGCACGCCGCTCGACCCGGACGACATGGAGGCCACGCTCCAGAAGCTCGGCGGCATCGCCAAGATGATCGGCGCGACGCTCCGCAACTCGGCGGCGCCCACGATGCTCGGCGCCGGGTACAAGGTGAACGTCATCCCCGGCCAGGCCACCGCCCACATCGACGGAAGGTTCCTGCCCGGGTACGAGGAGGAGTTCCTCGCCGACCTCGACCGGCTCCTCGGGCCGCGGGTGCGGCGCGAGGACGTCCACACCGACAAGGCGCTGGAGACCAGCTTCGACGGCGACCTCGTCGACGCCATGCAGACGGCGCTGCGCGCGGAGGACCCGATCGCCCGCGCCGTGCCGTACATGCTCTCCGGCGGCACCGACGCCAAGTCCTTCGACGACCTCGGCATCCGCTGCTTCGGTTTCGCCCCGCTCCAGCTGCCGCCCGACCTGGACTTCGCCGGGATGTTCCACGGCGTGGACGAGCGGGTGCCGGTGGACGGCCTGAAGTTCGGCGCGCGGGTCCTGGACCGCTTCATCGACGCGAGCTGA
- a CDS encoding chaplin, which translates to MIKKVVATAAAAGGLVLAGAGMAVADAGANAAAVGSPGVLSGNVLQVPIHVPVNVCGNTINIIGLLNPAFGNTCVNA; encoded by the coding sequence ATGATCAAGAAGGTCGTCGCCACCGCGGCCGCCGCCGGCGGTCTGGTTCTGGCGGGTGCGGGCATGGCCGTCGCCGACGCGGGCGCGAACGCTGCCGCCGTGGGTTCCCCGGGTGTCCTGTCGGGCAACGTGCTCCAGGTTCCGATCCACGTGCCGGTGAACGTCTGCGGCAACACGATCAACATCATCGGCCTGCTGAACCCCGCCTTCGGCAACACCTGCGTCAACGCCTGA
- a CDS encoding chaplin produces the protein MRQVTRKGLTIVAAAGGVLALGGYAHASTGAGADGAAANSPGVASGNNVQAPISVPVNACGNTVDVVGVLNPAFGNKCVNESSGAQANGAATNSPGVASGNNVQAPISVPVNACGNSVNVVGALNPAFGNGCGNGATPGHPGEPGHPGEPGKPGKPGKPSEPSTPGKPGKPSEPAQPSTPSTPNKPDPQGGTTPQDDDQLAATGASALGLLGPAGAAALIGGTILYRRARAA, from the coding sequence ATGCGACAGGTCACGCGCAAAGGCCTGACCATTGTGGCGGCGGCGGGCGGCGTGCTCGCCCTCGGCGGCTACGCCCACGCGTCCACGGGCGCCGGGGCGGACGGTGCCGCGGCCAACTCCCCGGGTGTCGCGTCCGGCAACAACGTGCAGGCACCCATCAGCGTGCCGGTGAACGCCTGCGGCAACACCGTCGACGTCGTCGGCGTGCTCAACCCGGCGTTCGGCAACAAGTGCGTCAACGAGTCGAGCGGCGCCCAGGCGAACGGGGCGGCGACGAACTCGCCGGGTGTCGCCTCCGGCAACAACGTGCAGGCCCCGATCAGCGTGCCGGTGAACGCCTGCGGCAACAGCGTGAACGTCGTCGGCGCCCTGAACCCGGCGTTCGGCAACGGCTGCGGCAACGGCGCCACCCCCGGCCACCCGGGCGAGCCGGGCCACCCCGGCGAGCCGGGCAAGCCGGGCAAGCCGGGCAAGCCGAGCGAGCCCAGCACCCCAGGGAAGCCCGGCAAGCCGAGCGAGCCCGCTCAGCCCAGCACCCCGAGCACGCCGAACAAGCCCGACCCGCAGGGCGGCACCACCCCGCAGGACGACGACCAGCTCGCCGCGACCGGTGCCTCCGCGCTCGGCCTGCTCGGCCCGGCCGGCGCCGCCGCGCTCATCGGCGGCACGATCCTCTACCGCCGCGCCCGCGCCGCGTAA
- a CDS encoding DUF5703 family protein → MPEYEFVDVYVPRGVSRKEATRLLTDHAEYGHWELDRLSLLRDGSRRVRLRRRIIRQVRATW, encoded by the coding sequence ATGCCGGAATACGAATTTGTCGATGTGTACGTGCCGCGAGGGGTCTCCAGGAAGGAGGCGACGCGGCTGCTGACCGACCATGCCGAGTACGGGCACTGGGAGTTGGACCGCCTGAGCCTGCTCCGGGACGGGAGCCGCCGGGTGCGGCTGCGCAGGCGCATCATTCGTCAGGTGCGCGCCACCTGGTGA
- a CDS encoding helix-hairpin-helix domain-containing protein translates to MTAHPRGENPGSPAADPAAPPVPPDGPGAGPDAVGGSAGPDAPPPPAGTDSAEPAAEHAAEADESAAEAAEAGSPGEADGSDGTASGSDGSGGAGSDTEGGAGDGGGGAGAGVSEAEAELAAQRELRERIERRKAERGGPIASGTKLSGRAADLLAAVRAVESGEKPAVTFPESPAPVAAPRRVAPPPVAPPRAPVAPPVRAPRVAAPETVAAVRAVLAEGGAPEALAARVANALGETAGELLREDPWRLLAVPGVRPEQADGFARALLGAACVPGDARRTDALVVWLLERAALQGHTALDAAAVRAALAERSVPDPDEAVRHAVAEGAVLVFHDEDEDEGPEETDGEAEAVGADDGKSPVLLGLDRYAMAEESLADGLARLARSGPDPRWAQARPQELARAVAAQGLVVHTGGEAARAEPVALVEAARGAGLRAALAVHSENGRRRLGPEVDAVTVAALLSGAAGPGRDEDGAFALDLLVVLDAPQLDVETAAMLVESVPDGCRLVLSGDPHVLPSAGAGRVFGDLLAARVCPQVASRTPDPGPVGELVSGIGVGELLQVEAPGREVVIVPVRDAGEAVHRTVQLVADSVPRALGVPVEQTQVITVGHGGSAGTRALNAALKQRLNPGPGRFGGFDPGDRVAYAEAPGRTLQGTVVSADAQGLHLDCEGRPERVVVPKERVESLVRHGWALTAHQAAGVRWPAAVAVLPGDAVAGLSRAWVYTAFSRGERHLSVVHGADQALARAVAEPPGADRVTRLRGLLEAVPEPVEE, encoded by the coding sequence GTGACCGCGCACCCCCGGGGGGAGAACCCCGGCTCCCCGGCCGCCGACCCCGCCGCCCCGCCCGTGCCCCCCGACGGCCCCGGCGCCGGACCGGACGCCGTCGGCGGGAGCGCGGGCCCCGACGCGCCGCCTCCGCCTGCCGGGACGGATTCCGCCGAGCCTGCTGCGGAGCACGCCGCGGAGGCGGACGAGTCCGCCGCGGAGGCCGCCGAGGCCGGGTCTCCGGGGGAGGCTGACGGCTCGGACGGTACGGCGTCCGGCTCGGACGGCTCGGGCGGCGCTGGGAGTGACACGGAGGGCGGTGCCGGTGACGGGGGTGGCGGCGCCGGGGCCGGGGTCTCCGAGGCGGAGGCCGAGCTCGCGGCTCAGCGGGAGCTGCGGGAGCGGATCGAGCGGCGCAAGGCGGAGCGCGGCGGCCCCATCGCGAGCGGCACCAAGCTGAGCGGGCGGGCCGCCGACCTGCTGGCGGCGGTACGGGCCGTGGAGAGCGGCGAGAAGCCGGCCGTCACCTTCCCGGAATCCCCCGCGCCCGTCGCGGCACCGCGCCGGGTCGCTCCCCCGCCGGTCGCGCCGCCCCGGGCACCGGTCGCCCCGCCCGTGCGGGCGCCGCGCGTGGCCGCGCCCGAGACGGTCGCCGCCGTACGGGCCGTGCTCGCCGAGGGCGGGGCTCCGGAGGCGCTCGCGGCGCGGGTCGCGAACGCCCTCGGGGAAACCGCCGGTGAGCTGCTGCGCGAGGACCCGTGGCGGCTCCTGGCCGTGCCGGGCGTACGGCCCGAGCAGGCGGACGGGTTCGCGCGGGCACTGCTGGGCGCCGCGTGCGTGCCGGGCGACGCGCGCCGTACGGACGCCCTCGTGGTGTGGCTGCTGGAGCGGGCCGCCCTCCAGGGGCACACGGCGCTGGACGCGGCGGCCGTACGGGCGGCCCTGGCGGAGCGTTCCGTACCGGACCCGGACGAGGCCGTGCGGCACGCCGTCGCGGAGGGCGCCGTGCTGGTCTTCCACGACGAGGACGAGGACGAGGGGCCGGAGGAGACGGACGGGGAAGCCGAAGCCGTGGGCGCCGACGACGGGAAGTCGCCGGTGCTGCTGGGGCTGGACCGGTACGCCATGGCCGAGGAGAGCCTCGCGGACGGTCTGGCGCGGCTGGCCCGCTCCGGACCCGACCCGCGCTGGGCGCAGGCCCGGCCGCAGGAGCTGGCGCGGGCGGTCGCCGCGCAGGGCCTGGTGGTGCACACGGGCGGTGAGGCGGCGCGTGCCGAGCCGGTCGCGCTGGTCGAGGCGGCGCGCGGCGCCGGGCTGCGCGCGGCCCTGGCGGTGCACAGCGAGAACGGCCGCCGCAGGCTCGGCCCCGAGGTGGACGCCGTGACGGTGGCGGCGCTGCTGTCGGGCGCCGCGGGACCGGGGCGGGACGAGGACGGGGCGTTCGCGCTCGACCTGCTGGTGGTGCTGGACGCGCCGCAGCTGGACGTGGAGACCGCGGCGATGCTGGTGGAGTCCGTGCCGGACGGCTGCCGGCTGGTGCTGAGCGGTGACCCGCACGTGCTGCCGTCGGCGGGCGCGGGCCGGGTCTTCGGAGACCTGCTGGCGGCTCGGGTGTGCCCGCAGGTGGCGTCCCGCACGCCGGACCCCGGGCCGGTCGGTGAGCTGGTGTCCGGGATCGGCGTGGGCGAGCTCCTCCAGGTGGAGGCGCCGGGCCGGGAGGTCGTCATCGTCCCGGTGCGGGACGCGGGCGAGGCGGTGCACCGGACGGTGCAGCTGGTCGCGGACTCGGTGCCGAGGGCGCTGGGCGTCCCGGTGGAGCAGACTCAGGTGATCACGGTCGGCCATGGCGGTTCGGCGGGGACGCGGGCGCTGAACGCGGCGCTGAAGCAGCGGCTGAACCCGGGGCCCGGCCGGTTCGGCGGCTTCGACCCGGGCGACCGGGTGGCGTACGCGGAGGCCCCCGGCCGCACCCTTCAGGGGACGGTCGTGTCGGCGGACGCGCAGGGGCTGCACCTGGACTGCGAGGGCCGGCCGGAGCGGGTCGTCGTGCCGAAGGAGCGCGTGGAGTCGCTGGTGCGGCACGGCTGGGCGCTCACCGCGCACCAGGCGGCAGGCGTGCGCTGGCCCGCGGCGGTCGCGGTGCTGCCGGGCGACGCGGTGGCCGGGCTGAGCCGCGCGTGGGTGTACACGGCGTTCAGCCGGGGCGAGCGGCACCTGTCGGTCGTCCACGGCGCGGACCAGGCGCTGGCCCGTGCGGTGGCCGAGCCCCCGGGCGCCGACCGTGTGACGCGGCTGCGCGGCCTGCTGGAGGCCGTTCCGGAGCCGGTGGAGGAGTAG
- a CDS encoding aldo/keto reductase — translation MEQRHLGSTGLRVSRIGLGTLTWGRDTDEHEAAEQLKAFWDAGGTLVDTADVYGGGEAEYLLGQLMERLVPRRDLVVSTKAGSVADPDPERRFDGSRGHLLAALDASLARLGTDHVDLWQVHAYDPWTPLEETLQALDIAVTSGRARYVGVANFCGWQLAKAATWQLAAPGTRARLAGTQMEYSLLQRGVEREVLPAARDLGVGLLPSSPLGRGVLTGKYRGGVPAGSRGASDHMAPFVEPYLDEAARRVVDAVTTAADGLAVTPLQVALAWVRDRPGVTAPVVGARTARQLTAALSVESLSLPDEIRRALDDVSAPVHRYPDQDWSTL, via the coding sequence ATGGAGCAGAGGCATCTCGGCAGCACCGGCCTGCGCGTGTCCCGGATCGGGCTGGGCACCCTGACCTGGGGGCGGGACACGGACGAGCACGAGGCGGCCGAGCAGTTGAAGGCGTTCTGGGACGCGGGCGGGACCCTCGTCGACACGGCGGACGTGTACGGCGGCGGGGAGGCCGAGTACCTGCTGGGACAGCTGATGGAACGGCTGGTGCCGCGCCGCGACCTGGTCGTCTCGACCAAGGCCGGAAGTGTGGCCGACCCGGACCCGGAGCGCCGCTTCGACGGCTCGCGCGGCCATCTGCTGGCCGCGCTCGACGCGTCGCTGGCGCGGCTCGGCACGGACCACGTGGACCTGTGGCAGGTGCACGCCTACGACCCGTGGACGCCGCTGGAGGAGACGCTCCAGGCGCTGGACATCGCGGTGACCAGCGGCCGCGCCCGGTATGTGGGCGTGGCCAACTTCTGCGGCTGGCAGCTCGCCAAGGCGGCGACGTGGCAGCTGGCCGCGCCGGGCACACGGGCGCGGCTGGCCGGTACGCAGATGGAGTACTCGCTGCTCCAGCGCGGTGTGGAGCGGGAGGTGCTGCCCGCCGCCCGGGACCTGGGCGTGGGCCTCCTGCCGTCCTCGCCGCTCGGCCGGGGCGTGCTGACCGGCAAGTACCGGGGCGGTGTCCCGGCCGGTTCGCGCGGTGCGTCGGACCACATGGCGCCGTTCGTGGAGCCGTACCTCGACGAGGCGGCGCGGCGCGTCGTGGACGCCGTGACGACGGCGGCGGACGGCCTGGCCGTGACGCCGTTGCAGGTGGCGCTCGCCTGGGTGCGGGACCGGCCGGGCGTGACGGCGCCGGTGGTGGGCGCGCGGACGGCGCGGCAGCTCACGGCGGCGTTGTCAGTGGAGAGCCTTAGTCTTCCTGACGAGATCCGCAGGGCGCTGGACGATGTGTCGGCGCCCGTGCACCGCTACCCCGACCAGGACTGGAGCACGCTGTGA
- a CDS encoding LLM class F420-dependent oxidoreductase, which yields MRLGINLGYWGAGMDGDNLAVAQEADRLGYDVCWAAEAYGSDAPTVLAWVAAQTESIDVGSAIMQIPARQPAMTAMTAATLDSLSGGRFRLGLGVSGPQVSEGWYGVTFDKPLGRTREYVDIVRKAMSRERLTHDGEHWTLPLPGGPGKPIKLTVHPQREHIPLYIAAIGPKNLEQTGEIADGALLIFPSAAHLEETALRHIRAGREKAGLTMDGFDVCPTVPLAVGDDVNALADTFRPYTALYVGGMGSRKQNFYNRLAQRMGYEKEAAEIQDKYLSGDKAGAAAAVPHRLIDDTTLLGSVERIADRMRAYAEAGVTTLTLAPAGFTLDERIAALRAGTEALERAGLVD from the coding sequence ATGCGGCTCGGCATCAACCTCGGCTACTGGGGGGCGGGCATGGACGGCGACAACCTCGCCGTCGCGCAGGAGGCGGACCGCCTCGGCTACGACGTGTGCTGGGCCGCCGAGGCGTACGGCTCCGACGCGCCCACCGTCCTCGCCTGGGTCGCCGCCCAGACCGAGAGCATCGACGTCGGCTCGGCCATCATGCAGATCCCGGCGCGCCAGCCGGCGATGACCGCCATGACGGCCGCCACCCTCGACTCGCTGTCCGGCGGCCGCTTCCGCCTCGGCCTCGGCGTGTCGGGCCCGCAGGTGTCCGAGGGCTGGTACGGCGTCACCTTCGACAAGCCGCTCGGCCGCACCCGCGAGTACGTCGACATCGTCCGCAAGGCCATGTCCCGCGAGCGCCTCACCCACGACGGCGAGCACTGGACGCTGCCGCTGCCCGGCGGCCCCGGCAAGCCGATCAAGCTGACCGTCCACCCGCAGCGCGAGCACATCCCGCTGTACATCGCCGCCATCGGCCCCAAGAACCTGGAGCAGACCGGCGAGATCGCCGACGGGGCGCTGCTGATCTTCCCGTCCGCCGCCCACCTGGAGGAGACGGCCCTGCGGCACATCCGGGCCGGGCGCGAGAAGGCCGGGCTGACCATGGACGGCTTCGACGTCTGCCCGACCGTGCCGCTCGCCGTCGGCGACGACGTGAACGCCCTCGCCGACACGTTCCGCCCGTACACCGCCCTGTACGTCGGCGGGATGGGCAGCCGCAAGCAGAACTTCTACAACCGGCTCGCCCAGCGCATGGGGTACGAGAAGGAAGCCGCCGAGATCCAGGACAAGTACCTGTCCGGCGACAAGGCGGGCGCCGCCGCGGCCGTACCGCACCGGCTGATCGACGACACGACGCTGCTCGGCTCCGTCGAGCGGATCGCGGACCGGATGCGGGCGTACGCGGAGGCCGGTGTCACCACCCTCACCCTGGCCCCCGCCGGGTTCACCCTGGACGAGCGGATCGCCGCCCTCCGCGCCGGCACGGAAGCGCTGGAGCGCGCCGGGCTGGTGGACTGA